In Terriglobales bacterium, the sequence TCAAGAACGATGGGAATGTCACCCTCATCGAGCGCAAACGCGGCCCGATTGCTTTCGGAGTGGACAAGAAACACGATTTTGATCTTCTCTTTCTTCGCCACTACGAGAAAATCGCGAAACTGCTGCGGGCCACAAAACCCGACGTGATTCATATTACCGGACCAAGCGACGTCGGGATCCTTGGAGTTCTTGTCGCACACTATCTGCGGATTCCGCTGATCGCCTCCTGGCATACCAACCTCCATCAATACGCGGAGCAGCGGGCGCTGGCGCTGCTGCGCTTCCTGCCTGAGGGAATGCGCCGCGGAATGGGCCCACGAATTCGGGCGTGGAGTTTTCAGGCACTGGCGCGCTATTACCGCATTCCGCGAGTCCTGCTGGCTCCAAACCGCGAACTGGAGGAACTGCTGGAGCAACACACGACAAAACGGTGTTTCCCGATGGGGCGGGGTGTCGATACCTCGCTTTTTGATCCTCGGCGGCGCACCCGCACAAATGAGAGCTTCACGATTGGCTACGTGGGCCGGCTCACGGTCGAGAAGAGCGTGGAAGTGCTGGCCCAATTGGAGAAAGCGCTGCTGGCGGCCGGTCTCTCCGATTTCCGCTTCCTCATTGTAGGACAGGGCTCGAGCGAGCCGTGGCTACGTCAAAACATGCAGACCGCCGAATTCGCGG encodes:
- a CDS encoding glycosyltransferase, with product MSESQIKVAFFPDTYLEVDGVANTARQFEAYVRRHDLPMVLVYGGYEDKIKNDGNVTLIERKRGPIAFGVDKKHDFDLLFLRHYEKIAKLLRATKPDVIHITGPSDVGILGVLVAHYLRIPLIASWHTNLHQYAEQRALALLRFLPEGMRRGMGPRIRAWSFQALARYYRIPRVLLAPNRELEELLEQHTTKRCFPMGRGVDTSLFDPRRRTRTNESFTIGYVGRLTVEKSVEVLAQLEKALLAAGLSDFRFLIVGQGSSEPWLRQNMQTAEFAGVLHGEKLAAAYANMDVFVFPSLTDTFGNVVLEALASGVPSVVSNCGGPQFIVRQGDTGFVAKSLAEFVESIRRLHADRQLLGRMRSAARQQALACSWDSIFDGVYKAYEEALSMSATRARVPLSSRQVSII